From Mannheimia pernigra, one genomic window encodes:
- the zipA gene encoding cell division protein ZipA: protein MELHIIFFILAGLLITVLIGFSIWSARREKSNVFSNSFSNRAVIVPPSNNELSTPIPTSLKPQNEEYQGMSMPEENSQQIQQEVESSLQNIKISLPGEAQVQTTAPTSSTYGQRISNQQHIQNTPDFANTAMNISVPEEDHVSTVEAEATQIAAEENPFITLYIYAPQQAPFRGDYVVRYLEEIGLRFGEHQIFHRHQHIDDSLSPIIFSVANLINPGTFDLHNIVNFSTAGLVLFMQLPTEGNDVANMKLLISNAEHLAASLGGYLYDDAQEPFSEESRQRYMQRVMH from the coding sequence ATGGAACTGCATATTATTTTCTTCATTCTAGCTGGATTATTGATTACTGTCTTAATCGGCTTTAGCATTTGGTCTGCCCGCCGTGAAAAATCGAACGTTTTCTCAAACTCGTTCTCAAATAGAGCAGTGATTGTACCTCCATCAAATAACGAGTTAAGCACCCCTATTCCTACTTCATTAAAACCACAAAATGAGGAATATCAAGGAATGTCTATGCCAGAAGAAAACTCACAGCAGATTCAACAAGAAGTGGAAAGCTCATTGCAAAATATCAAAATCAGTTTACCAGGTGAGGCTCAAGTTCAAACCACAGCACCTACTAGCAGTACTTATGGTCAACGAATTTCTAACCAACAACATATTCAAAATACGCCAGATTTTGCTAACACCGCAATGAATATTTCAGTGCCCGAAGAAGATCACGTTTCAACGGTAGAAGCAGAAGCCACACAAATAGCAGCAGAAGAAAATCCATTTATAACACTTTATATTTACGCACCACAACAAGCTCCCTTCCGTGGCGATTATGTGGTTCGCTATTTAGAAGAAATTGGATTGCGTTTTGGCGAACATCAAATTTTCCACCGTCATCAACACATTGATGATTCGCTCAGCCCGATTATTTTCAGTGTCGCAAATTTAATCAATCCAGGGACATTTGATTTACACAATATTGTTAATTTCTCTACCGCAGGCTTGGTACTCTTTATGCAATTACCAACCGAAGGCAACGATGTTGCAAATATGAAATTATTAATTAGTAATGCCGAACATTTAGCAGCATCACTGGGCGGATATTTATATGATGACGCCCAAGAACCATTTAGCGAAGAATCTCGCCAACGTTATATGCAACGCGTAATGCACTAA
- the metF gene encoding methylenetetrahydrofolate reductase: protein MNYATQIDALNQHIADIGRKINVSFEFFPPKNEKMETLLWDSIGCLSPLKPKFVSVTYGANSGERDRTHSIVKSIQEKTGIISAPHLTGIDATPEELKVIAKDYWHSGIRRIVALRGDVSQGYDKALFYASDLVALLKSVADFDISVAAYPEVHPEAKSAQADLINLKRKIDAGANHVITQFFFDVESYLRFRDRCVSIGIDCEIVPGILPVTNFKQLKKMATVTNVKIPVWMGKIYEGLDNDQTTRNLVAASIAMDMVKVLSREGVNDFHFYTLNRSELTYAICHTLGIRPE from the coding sequence ATGAATTATGCAACTCAAATTGATGCACTTAATCAACATATTGCGGATATTGGTCGTAAAATTAATGTTTCTTTTGAATTCTTTCCGCCTAAAAATGAAAAAATGGAAACTTTGCTTTGGGATTCAATTGGCTGTTTAAGCCCTTTAAAGCCAAAATTTGTATCTGTCACTTATGGAGCAAATTCTGGTGAGCGTGATCGTACCCACAGTATTGTGAAGTCTATTCAAGAAAAAACAGGCATTATTTCTGCACCACATTTAACGGGGATTGATGCCACTCCTGAAGAATTAAAAGTGATTGCGAAAGATTATTGGCATAGTGGCATCCGTCGTATTGTGGCATTACGTGGTGATGTGTCTCAAGGTTATGACAAAGCATTATTTTATGCGTCAGATTTAGTGGCATTATTAAAATCTGTGGCTGATTTCGATATTTCGGTTGCGGCTTATCCTGAGGTTCACCCTGAGGCAAAATCGGCTCAGGCAGATTTAATTAACTTAAAACGTAAAATTGATGCAGGTGCAAATCACGTTATTACTCAATTCTTTTTTGATGTAGAGAGTTATTTACGTTTTCGTGATCGTTGTGTTTCCATTGGGATTGATTGTGAGATTGTGCCAGGCATTCTGCCTGTTACAAACTTCAAACAATTAAAAAAAATGGCTACAGTCACCAATGTAAAAATTCCAGTCTGGATGGGTAAAATATATGAGGGGTTAGATAATGACCAAACTACTCGAAATCTAGTAGCAGCAAGCATCGCGATGGATATGGTGAAAGTGCTTTCACGCGAGGGAGTTAATGATTTCCACTTCTATACTTTAAATCGTAGCGAGTTGACTTATGCAATTTGCCATACCTTAGGGATAAGGCCTGAATAA
- a CDS encoding AmpG family muropeptide MFS transporter has translation MTAYTPENAVPKPSIWQQIFTKNMLICIYTGFCSGLPLFVLIQLMPAWLTSANLDIKTIAAFTLTSLPYTWKFLWAALLDRYFPPFLGRRKSWIFISQVGILAILASFGLFDPVNDISIIVVLSLLLAFLSATQDIVIDAFRREILSDNELGLGNSIHVNAYRIAGLIPGGLSLFLADHYAWDTVFLITAAFLVPCLFITLIAAEPNHKPIDRSKPFYMAFVDPFKEFFTRKGVAGAIGLILFIFLYKLGDSLATTLQTKFILDMGFTKSHIAGVVKMTSLWCSIGGGIIGGIAMLKLGVNRALWLFGLVQLVTILGFAYLASFEHFPTETIGAAELWKLGLVMAGEYLGVGLGTAAFVAFMARETNPIYTAMQLAIFTSLAALPSKMLGAYTGHLVEMMGYYPFFWLCFFLGIPGMLMLFKVAPWHKVQ, from the coding sequence ATGACCGCTTACACACCTGAAAATGCTGTGCCTAAACCATCTATTTGGCAGCAAATTTTCACTAAGAATATGCTAATTTGTATTTATACGGGTTTTTGCTCTGGCTTACCGTTATTTGTATTAATTCAGCTAATGCCAGCATGGCTAACTAGTGCGAATTTAGATATTAAAACCATTGCGGCATTTACTCTAACTTCCCTTCCCTACACTTGGAAATTTTTATGGGCTGCATTATTAGATCGCTATTTCCCTCCATTTTTAGGTAGGCGTAAAAGCTGGATTTTTATTTCACAAGTTGGGATTTTAGCCATTTTAGCGAGCTTTGGATTATTTGACCCTGTCAACGATATTTCTATTATTGTTGTGCTCTCTCTCTTACTGGCATTTCTTTCTGCTACACAAGATATTGTCATTGATGCCTTCCGTCGTGAAATTTTATCCGATAACGAGCTTGGTTTAGGTAACTCCATTCACGTCAATGCTTATCGGATCGCAGGCCTAATCCCAGGTGGATTGTCGCTATTTTTAGCCGATCATTACGCTTGGGATACGGTTTTCCTGATTACTGCCGCCTTTCTAGTGCCTTGTTTATTCATTACACTGATAGCCGCTGAGCCTAATCATAAACCTATCGACCGCTCTAAGCCGTTTTATATGGCGTTTGTCGATCCGTTTAAGGAATTTTTCACTCGTAAGGGCGTTGCAGGAGCAATCGGGTTAATTCTGTTCATCTTTCTCTATAAATTAGGCGATTCTCTTGCGACCACATTGCAAACCAAATTTATTTTAGATATGGGGTTTACCAAATCACATATTGCAGGTGTTGTGAAAATGACGTCTCTTTGGTGTAGTATTGGTGGCGGTATTATCGGTGGGATTGCAATGCTGAAACTTGGCGTAAACCGTGCATTGTGGCTTTTTGGTTTAGTTCAATTAGTCACTATTTTAGGTTTTGCCTATCTTGCGAGCTTTGAACATTTCCCAACCGAAACCATTGGTGCGGCTGAGCTTTGGAAATTAGGCTTGGTGATGGCTGGAGAATATCTAGGTGTTGGATTAGGCACAGCTGCTTTCGTTGCTTTTATGGCACGTGAAACCAATCCCATTTATACCGCAATGCAGCTAGCCATTTTTACCAGCCTTGCGGCTTTACCGAGCAAAATGTTAGGGGCATACACAGGGCATTTGGTAGAAATGATGGGCTATTATCCATTCTTCTGGCTTTGCTTCTTTCTTGGCATTCCAGGAATGTTGATGCTGTTTAAAGTGGCACCTTGGCATAAAGTGCAATAA
- the ligA gene encoding NAD-dependent DNA ligase LigA, protein MSLSSQDNLVFEENTTPQLIEQIEQLRQTLRQYEYEYHVLDNPSVPDAEYDRLMNELKNIEWQHPELITLDSPTQRVGAKPLAGFAQVIHKIPMLSLDNAFGDDDLDGFLRRIESYIHVSSSQLTFCCEPKLDGLAVSILYENGLLTRAATRGDGTTGEDITANIRTIRNIPLKLNTLNPPARLEVRGEVFMPQVGFNELNEKALAKGEKAFANPRNAAAGSLRQLDPKITRQRPLIFNAYGIGVYESDDELPNTQFERLQWLKSLGIPVNDEICLAQGRTALLTYYTDIQTKRPTLGYDIDGTVLKVNDIALQEQLGFISRSPRWAIAYKFPAQEQMTILKDVEFQVGRTGAITPVAKLEPVFIAGVTVSNATLHNGDEIERLGIVIGDTVIIRRAGDVIPQITGVIAERRPENAKKIEFPTACPICHSAVVRVEGEAVARCTGGLFCKAQRKEALKHFVSRKAMDIDGVGEKLIGQLMARELIKTPADLFKLDHTTLMRLERMGEKSAQNALNSLEKAKNTTLPRFLFSLGIREVGEATALNLANHFGSLEAIRQATFEQLKEVQDVGEVVANRLVSFWQEPHNVEAVEDLIAQGVHWQDIVKTEIVDNPLKDKNVVLTGTLTQLTRDEAKALLQSLGCKVSSSVSSKTEYLIAGEKAGSKLTKAQELGIQILTEQDFITLTTHYS, encoded by the coding sequence ATGTCATTATCTAGTCAAGACAATTTAGTTTTTGAAGAAAACACCACACCCCAGTTAATTGAACAAATTGAACAACTTCGCCAAACGTTACGCCAATACGAATACGAATATCACGTTTTAGATAATCCAAGCGTACCAGATGCCGAATATGACCGCTTGATGAATGAGCTCAAAAATATTGAATGGCAGCACCCAGAACTCATTACCTTAGATTCGCCTACTCAACGAGTAGGCGCAAAACCATTGGCAGGTTTTGCTCAAGTTATACATAAAATCCCTATGCTTTCATTGGATAACGCATTTGGCGATGACGATTTAGATGGTTTTTTACGCCGAATAGAAAGTTATATTCACGTTAGTTCTAGCCAGCTAACATTTTGTTGTGAACCAAAATTAGATGGTTTAGCCGTAAGTATCTTGTATGAAAACGGCTTACTCACCCGTGCTGCAACGCGAGGCGATGGTACAACAGGAGAAGACATTACCGCAAATATCCGCACCATTCGTAATATTCCATTAAAACTTAACACGCTCAATCCACCAGCCCGTTTAGAAGTACGTGGCGAGGTATTTATGCCGCAAGTAGGTTTTAATGAATTAAATGAAAAAGCACTGGCTAAAGGTGAGAAAGCGTTTGCGAATCCTCGTAATGCTGCAGCAGGTTCGCTACGCCAACTCGATCCGAAAATTACTCGTCAGCGTCCACTTATATTCAATGCCTATGGTATTGGCGTTTACGAGAGTGATGACGAATTACCAAATACTCAATTTGAGCGTTTGCAATGGTTAAAATCGTTAGGTATTCCTGTTAATGATGAGATTTGTTTAGCTCAAGGCAGAACCGCACTTTTGACTTATTACACCGATATTCAAACTAAGCGACCAACGTTAGGTTACGATATTGATGGCACAGTATTGAAAGTCAATGACATCGCCTTACAAGAACAACTGGGTTTCATCTCTCGCTCTCCCCGCTGGGCAATTGCGTACAAATTCCCTGCTCAAGAGCAGATGACGATTTTAAAAGATGTAGAATTTCAAGTTGGGCGAACAGGGGCGATAACGCCTGTGGCAAAATTAGAACCTGTTTTTATTGCAGGGGTCACAGTAAGCAATGCAACATTACATAATGGCGATGAAATTGAGCGTTTAGGCATTGTGATTGGCGATACGGTGATTATTCGCCGTGCAGGCGATGTTATTCCGCAAATTACAGGTGTGATTGCTGAACGCCGCCCTGAAAATGCAAAAAAAATTGAATTTCCGACCGCTTGTCCTATCTGTCACTCTGCGGTTGTTCGGGTAGAAGGCGAGGCGGTGGCACGTTGTACTGGTGGTTTATTCTGCAAAGCACAACGCAAAGAAGCACTCAAACATTTTGTCTCTCGCAAAGCGATGGATATTGACGGCGTAGGCGAAAAACTGATTGGACAATTAATGGCTCGTGAGTTAATTAAAACACCCGCTGATCTGTTCAAGCTCGATCACACCACCTTAATGCGACTAGAACGAATGGGCGAAAAATCTGCTCAAAATGCCCTAAATAGTCTTGAAAAAGCGAAAAATACAACGCTTCCTCGCTTTTTATTTTCATTGGGTATTCGAGAAGTTGGAGAGGCAACCGCCCTCAACTTAGCCAATCACTTTGGCAGTCTAGAGGCAATCCGCCAAGCGACTTTTGAACAACTAAAAGAGGTTCAAGATGTCGGTGAGGTGGTGGCAAACCGCCTTGTCAGCTTCTGGCAAGAACCGCATAATGTCGAGGCAGTGGAAGATTTAATTGCCCAAGGTGTGCATTGGCAAGACATTGTGAAAACCGAGATTGTCGATAATCCATTAAAAGACAAAAACGTGGTTTTAACTGGCACACTTACTCAACTTACTCGTGATGAAGCCAAAGCCTTATTACAAAGTTTAGGTTGTAAAGTTTCTAGTTCAGTTTCAAGTAAAACCGAATACCTCATTGCAGGCGAAAAGGCAGGCTCTAAACTGACTAAAGCACAGGAACTAGGCATTCAAATATTAACCGAGCAAGATTTCATTACGCTAACAACCCATTATTCGTAA
- the galE gene encoding UDP-glucose 4-epimerase GalE, whose protein sequence is MAILVTGGAGYIGSHTVVELLNENREIVVLDNLSNSSEISLERIKEITGKSVTFYQGDVLDREILRKIFAENKIESVIHFAGLKAVGESVREPLRYYQNNVTGSIVLVEEMLRANVNTIVFSSSATVYGDPQIIPIVESCAVGGTTNPYGTSKYMAERILEDAVKAFPQLSVVVLRYFNPVGAHESGLIGEDPNGIPNNLMPFISQVAVGKLPQLSVFGGDYSTHDGTGVRDYIHVVDLAIGHLKALDKHQGDAGFHVYNLGTGTGYSVLDMVKAFEKANGIEIPYKIVNRRPGDIAVCYSAPQKALDQLDWKTERGLAQMMKDTWNWQKNNPNGYKG, encoded by the coding sequence ATGGCCATTTTAGTAACAGGCGGGGCAGGGTATATTGGCTCTCATACCGTTGTCGAACTCTTAAATGAAAATAGAGAAATTGTTGTCTTAGATAATCTCTCTAACTCATCTGAAATTTCACTTGAACGTATAAAAGAAATAACAGGCAAAAGCGTAACGTTCTATCAAGGCGATGTTTTAGATCGTGAAATATTGCGTAAAATCTTTGCTGAAAATAAGATTGAATCAGTTATCCACTTTGCTGGCTTAAAAGCAGTTGGTGAAAGCGTAAGAGAGCCGCTGCGTTACTATCAAAATAACGTAACAGGCTCAATTGTTTTAGTGGAAGAAATGCTCAGAGCAAACGTGAATACCATTGTATTCAGCTCATCGGCAACTGTTTATGGTGATCCGCAAATTATTCCCATTGTCGAGTCTTGTGCTGTAGGAGGTACAACCAATCCCTACGGCACATCAAAATATATGGCAGAACGCATTCTTGAGGATGCTGTAAAAGCCTTCCCGCAATTAAGTGTGGTAGTATTACGCTACTTTAACCCTGTTGGTGCACACGAAAGTGGCTTAATTGGTGAAGATCCAAACGGCATTCCAAATAATTTAATGCCATTTATTAGCCAAGTAGCGGTAGGTAAATTACCGCAACTTTCCGTTTTTGGTGGCGATTACTCTACTCACGATGGAACAGGCGTGCGTGATTATATTCACGTTGTTGATTTAGCTATCGGACACTTAAAAGCATTAGACAAACACCAAGGGGATGCAGGCTTCCACGTTTACAATCTAGGTACAGGCACGGGTTATTCTGTGTTAGATATGGTGAAAGCCTTTGAAAAAGCGAACGGCATTGAAATTCCATATAAAATTGTTAATCGCCGCCCAGGTGATATTGCCGTTTGCTACTCAGCTCCTCAAAAAGCCCTCGACCAACTCGACTGGAAAACCGAGCGTGGCTTAGCGCAAATGATGAAAGACACTTGGAACTGGCAAAAAAATAATCCGAATGGTTATAAAGGATAA
- the adk gene encoding adenylate kinase, which yields MKIILLGAPGAGKGTQAQFIMNNFGIPQISTGDMFRAAIKEGTELGKQAKALMDEGKLVPDELTVALVKDRIAQPDCAKGFLLDGFPRTIPQADALKESGVKIDLVLEFDVADEVIVERMSGRRVHQPSGRTYHVVYNPPKVEGKDDVTGEDLIIRPDDKAETVLERLAVYHKQTKPLIAYYTAEAEAGNTRYERLDGTKPVEEVSATLEQILA from the coding sequence ATGAAAATTATTTTATTAGGTGCACCAGGTGCAGGTAAAGGGACACAAGCTCAGTTTATTATGAACAACTTTGGTATTCCACAAATCTCAACAGGCGATATGTTCCGTGCGGCTATTAAAGAAGGCACTGAATTAGGCAAACAAGCAAAAGCGTTAATGGACGAAGGTAAATTAGTGCCTGATGAATTAACCGTGGCGTTAGTAAAAGATCGCATCGCACAACCAGATTGTGCAAAAGGTTTCTTATTAGATGGGTTTCCTCGTACTATTCCACAAGCTGACGCTTTAAAAGAGTCTGGCGTAAAGATTGATTTGGTACTTGAGTTTGACGTAGCTGATGAAGTCATTGTTGAGCGTATGAGCGGCCGCCGAGTGCACCAACCGTCTGGTCGTACTTATCACGTTGTGTATAATCCACCAAAAGTGGAAGGAAAAGATGATGTAACTGGCGAAGATTTAATTATCCGCCCAGACGATAAAGCTGAGACAGTATTAGAGCGTTTAGCGGTTTATCATAAACAAACAAAGCCATTAATTGCATACTATACCGCAGAAGCAGAAGCAGGCAACACACGCTATGAGCGTTTAGATGGCACAAAACCCGTTGAAGAAGTCAGTGCTACATTAGAGCAAATTTTAGCTTAA